The following coding sequences lie in one Frigoribacterium sp. SL97 genomic window:
- the rpsK gene encoding 30S ribosomal protein S11 produces MAAPKTAARKPRRKEKKNVAVGQAHIKSTFNNTIVSITDPSGAVLSWASSGAVGFKGSRKSTPFAAQLAAESAARQAQEHGVKKVDVFVKGPGSGRETAIRSLQAAGLEVGSINDVTPQAHNGCRPPKRRRV; encoded by the coding sequence TTGGCAGCACCGAAGACGGCCGCGCGTAAGCCCCGCCGCAAAGAGAAGAAGAACGTCGCCGTGGGCCAGGCCCACATCAAGAGCACGTTCAACAACACGATCGTCTCGATCACCGACCCCTCGGGCGCCGTCCTGAGCTGGGCCTCGTCCGGCGCCGTCGGCTTCAAGGGCTCGCGCAAGTCGACCCCGTTCGCCGCGCAGCTCGCCGCCGAGTCCGCCGCCCGCCAGGCGCAGGAGCACGGTGTCAAGAAGGTCGACGTCTTCGTCAAGGGCCCGGGTTCGGGTCGCGAGACGGCGATCCGCTCGCTCCAGGCCGCAGGCCTCGAGGTCGGTTCGATCAACGACGTCACCCCCCAGGCGCACAACGGCTGCCGCCCGCCGAAGCGTCGTCGCGTCTAA
- the rpsM gene encoding 30S ribosomal protein S13: MARLAGVDIPRDKRVEVALTYIYGVGRTSALKTLAETEIDGNIRVKDLTDDQLVLLRDYIEGNYKVEGDLRREVAADIRRKVEIGSYEGIRHRRGLPVRGQRTKTNARTRKGPKRTVAGKKKAR; this comes from the coding sequence ATGGCACGTCTAGCAGGCGTTGACATCCCGCGCGACAAGCGCGTTGAAGTCGCACTGACCTACATCTACGGAGTCGGCCGCACCAGCGCGCTCAAGACTCTCGCCGAGACCGAGATCGACGGCAACATCCGCGTCAAGGACCTCACGGACGACCAGCTCGTCCTGCTCCGCGACTACATCGAGGGCAACTACAAGGTCGAGGGTGACCTCCGCCGCGAGGTGGCCGCCGACATCCGCCGCAAGGTCGAGATCGGTAGCTACGAGGGCATCCGCCACCGCCGCGGCCTCCCTGTCCGCGGCCAGCGCACCAAGACGAACGCTCGTACCCGCAAGGGCCCGAAGCGCACCGTCGCCGGCAAGAAGAAGGCTCGATAG
- the rpmJ gene encoding 50S ribosomal protein L36, with amino-acid sequence MKVNPSVKPICEHCKVIRRKGNVMVICKSNPRHKQRQG; translated from the coding sequence ATGAAGGTCAACCCCAGCGTCAAGCCCATCTGCGAGCACTGCAAGGTCATCCGCCGTAAGGGCAACGTCATGGTCATCTGCAAGAGCAACCCGCGCCACAAGCAGCGTCAGGGCTGA
- the infA gene encoding translation initiation factor IF-1, whose product MAKKDGVIEIEGAVIEALPNAMFRVELTNGHRVLAHISGKMRQHYIRILPEDRVIVELSPYDLTRGRIVYRYK is encoded by the coding sequence ATGGCCAAAAAAGACGGTGTCATCGAAATCGAAGGCGCAGTGATCGAAGCTCTGCCCAACGCGATGTTCCGCGTTGAGTTGACCAACGGACACAGGGTCCTCGCGCACATCTCCGGCAAGATGCGGCAGCACTACATCCGCATCCTGCCCGAAGACCGTGTGATCGTGGAGCTCAGCCCCTACGACCTGACCCGCGGCCGGATCGTCTACCGCTACAAGTAG